The Mycolicibacterium fluoranthenivorans genome has a window encoding:
- a CDS encoding peroxiredoxin — protein sequence MLTAGLAAPDFTLKNQHGQPVTLSGFRGRDVLLVFFPLAFTPICAGELGEIQSHPEVYNTADTVTLAVSVGPPPTHKVWAKQSGFTFDLLSDFWPHGAVAEQFGVFNTGSGFADRGTFTIDRSGIIRFAECKQPGEVRDAAVWRDALAALRI from the coding sequence ATGCTGACTGCGGGCCTCGCCGCGCCCGACTTCACCCTCAAGAACCAGCACGGCCAGCCCGTCACCTTGTCGGGGTTTCGCGGCCGCGACGTCCTGCTGGTGTTCTTTCCGCTCGCCTTCACCCCGATCTGTGCCGGTGAACTGGGCGAGATTCAGAGCCATCCCGAGGTGTACAACACCGCCGACACCGTCACGCTCGCGGTCTCGGTGGGGCCGCCGCCGACGCACAAGGTGTGGGCCAAGCAGAGCGGGTTCACCTTCGACCTGCTGTCGGACTTCTGGCCGCACGGCGCCGTCGCTGAGCAGTTCGGGGTGTTCAATACGGGGTCCGGCTTCGCCGACCGGGGCACCTTCACGATCGACCGGTCCGGGATCATCCGGTTCGCCGAGTGCAAGCAGCCCGGCGAGGTGCGCGACGCGGCCGTCTGGCGGGACGCGCTGGCCGCTTTGCGGATTTAG
- a CDS encoding DUF3052 domain-containing protein: MVAGTDSDPNYARKLGIEKDQVVQELGWDEDTDDDIRADIEDVAGGELLDEDADEVVDVVLLWWRDDDGDLVDRLMDAITPLADDGVIWVITPKTGKPGHVQPAEIAESAPTAGLMQTSSANLGDWIASRLVQPKSKAKSR, encoded by the coding sequence GTGGTCGCGGGGACGGACTCTGACCCGAATTACGCCCGAAAACTGGGCATCGAGAAGGATCAGGTCGTTCAGGAGTTGGGGTGGGACGAAGACACCGACGACGATATTAGGGCCGATATCGAGGACGTCGCCGGCGGCGAACTCCTCGATGAGGATGCCGATGAGGTCGTCGACGTGGTGTTGTTGTGGTGGCGCGATGACGACGGTGACCTGGTAGATCGGCTGATGGACGCCATCACGCCGCTCGCCGACGACGGTGTCATCTGGGTCATCACTCCGAAGACGGGCAAGCCCGGTCACGTGCAGCCCGCGGAGATCGCCGAGTCGGCGCCCACTGCCGGGCTGATGCAGACGTCGTCGGCCAACCTGGGCGATTGGATTGCCAGCCGGCTGGTGCAGCCGAAGTCCAAGGCGAAGAGCCGATAG